Proteins encoded by one window of Aliivibrio wodanis:
- the ycaD gene encoding uncharacterized MFS-type transporter translates to MNTTTSTQSQPTLLIPVIALSLFAVASGYLMSLIPLMLSQYGIEAKYASWLASAFYAGLLVGAGLIEPFVARLGHKNAFVLFLALLAATIVILPAMPVEWVWMTARFVAGIAVAGVFVVVESWLLIGDAESRPKRLGLYMGALYGGSSLGQLGIGFIGIEGLLPYYMIIGLIMMAIACLLFGKGAQPQVQHHNVLNLKQILKLNKASIMGCVVSGLLLGAVYGLMPLELKHRNINTAQIGSLMALIVLGGMAVQPLVSYLSKHLGKTLLMALFCILGVFSIGLTTLSDSTVVLATALVLLGMAAFAIYPIAISLGCDTLDESYIVSATQVMLFSYSIGSVCGPVLANSLMNTAEGLMSYLFAILLATAIYMLLASMRQHRPMVAGE, encoded by the coding sequence GTGAACACAACAACATCAACTCAATCACAACCGACTCTACTTATCCCTGTGATTGCACTTTCTTTATTTGCTGTCGCATCAGGCTATTTAATGAGCCTTATTCCATTGATGCTAAGCCAGTATGGGATTGAGGCGAAATACGCCAGTTGGTTAGCCAGTGCATTTTATGCAGGCCTTCTTGTTGGTGCAGGTCTTATTGAACCGTTTGTTGCTCGTCTTGGGCATAAGAACGCGTTTGTATTATTTTTAGCATTACTTGCTGCAACAATTGTGATCCTTCCTGCTATGCCTGTTGAATGGGTATGGATGACTGCACGTTTTGTTGCTGGTATTGCGGTTGCAGGCGTATTTGTTGTTGTTGAATCTTGGCTATTAATTGGTGATGCAGAAAGCCGTCCAAAACGCCTTGGTTTATACATGGGCGCGCTTTATGGTGGTTCGTCTTTAGGTCAACTTGGTATCGGTTTTATCGGTATTGAAGGTTTACTGCCTTACTACATGATCATTGGCTTAATCATGATGGCCATTGCTTGTTTACTGTTTGGTAAAGGTGCTCAACCACAAGTTCAGCATCACAATGTGTTAAACCTGAAGCAAATTTTAAAACTAAACAAAGCATCAATCATGGGCTGTGTGGTTTCTGGTTTATTGCTTGGTGCGGTATATGGCTTAATGCCTTTAGAGCTGAAACATCGAAATATTAACACAGCTCAAATTGGCAGTTTAATGGCACTAATCGTTCTTGGTGGTATGGCTGTTCAACCTCTTGTGTCTTACTTATCTAAGCACTTAGGAAAAACACTGTTAATGGCGCTATTTTGTATTTTAGGAGTATTCTCTATTGGTTTAACTACATTAAGTGACAGTACTGTAGTTCTTGCTACGGCATTGGTTCTTCTTGGTATGGCTGCGTTTGCTATTTATCCTATCGCTATTTCTTTAGGGTGCGATACGCTAGATGAATCATATATCGTATCAGCAACACAAGTAATGCTATTTAGCTACAGCATTGGTTCAGTGTGCGGTCCTGTACTTGCAAATAGCTTAATGAATACGGCAGAAGGTTTAATGAGTTACTTATTTGCCATTCTATTAGCAACAGCTATTTATATGTTATTAGCAAGTATGCGCCAACACCGTCCAATGGTTGCTGGTGAATAA
- the madN gene encoding inner membrane protein MadN — protein MSYLLSITLLWAFSFSLIGVYLAGQVDAWFSVLMRIGLATLIFIPFLRPKQVSISIAIKLMLIGAIQLGLMYVFYYQSFLYLTVPEVLLFTVMTPIYITLLNDAFEGKFHLNFMISAVIATLGAITIRYNGLDSNFLLGFAMVQGANLCFATGQVCYKRLMKDQTIEQKNVFGFFFIGALIVATVCYAIFGNSEKLPTTTTQWGVLVYLGTIASGLGYFMWNKGATLVNVGVLAVMNNLLIPAGILVNLLIWNRDADILRLSIGGGLILLALLVNNQLEKRRHH, from the coding sequence ATGTCATATTTACTCTCAATTACCCTTCTTTGGGCCTTCTCCTTCAGTTTGATTGGGGTTTACCTCGCAGGACAAGTTGATGCTTGGTTCTCTGTACTGATGCGCATTGGTTTAGCTACTTTGATTTTTATTCCATTTTTACGCCCTAAGCAAGTATCCATCTCTATAGCCATCAAACTCATGCTAATTGGTGCTATTCAGCTTGGTTTAATGTACGTTTTTTATTATCAGTCATTCCTATATCTAACCGTTCCTGAAGTCTTACTGTTCACGGTTATGACACCAATTTATATCACTTTGTTAAATGATGCCTTTGAAGGTAAATTCCATCTTAACTTTATGATTAGTGCCGTGATCGCAACGTTAGGGGCTATCACCATTCGCTATAACGGTCTTGATTCTAATTTCCTGCTTGGGTTTGCTATGGTTCAAGGGGCTAATTTATGCTTTGCGACTGGTCAAGTTTGCTATAAACGCTTAATGAAAGATCAAACAATTGAACAAAAGAATGTTTTTGGCTTCTTCTTTATTGGCGCATTAATTGTCGCGACTGTCTGCTACGCTATTTTTGGCAACAGCGAAAAACTACCAACGACAACCACACAATGGGGCGTTCTGGTTTACTTAGGCACTATTGCTTCTGGCCTTGGTTACTTTATGTGGAATAAAGGGGCAACATTGGTCAACGTTGGTGTTTTAGCCGTGATGAATAATTTACTTATTCCTGCTGGTATATTAGTGAACTTACTTATTTGGAACCGTGATGCTGATATTTTACGTTTAAGTATTGGAGGAGGGTTAATCCTTCTTGCTTTGTTAGTAAATAATCAACTTGAAAAACGACGTCATCACTAA
- the intI gene encoding Site-specific recombinase IntI, giving the protein MMPVKSPFLKSIEDFMSARHYAKSTISAYLYWVKQYIYFHNKTHPKLLGSDAVEAFLSHLVIDKNVASKTQSQALNALVFLYKQILEQPIDIDIRFKKSNKDRKLPTVLTRNEVSQLLSQVSPDFLLQVQLMYGSGLRVTECLRLRYQDIDFQYLALRIWQGKGNKHRVVTLAKELVPILRHQQQTVRSYWKQDLNNPHFSGVQLNSALAKKYPNAPRELGWQFLFPSQKLSSDPKTGEIQRHHIHVKSLQRAVKQAKQKAYLEKQVSCHTLRHSFATHLLESGADIRTVQEQLGHSDVKTTQIYTHVLQSGANGVRSPLSNL; this is encoded by the coding sequence ATGATGCCTGTTAAATCTCCATTCCTCAAAAGCATTGAAGACTTTATGAGCGCTCGACATTATGCCAAAAGTACCATATCGGCCTACTTATACTGGGTAAAACAATATATTTATTTTCATAACAAAACACACCCAAAGCTACTTGGTTCAGACGCTGTAGAGGCTTTTCTTAGCCATTTAGTTATCGATAAAAATGTCGCGTCAAAAACTCAGTCTCAAGCCCTCAATGCACTGGTTTTTCTTTACAAACAAATCTTAGAACAACCAATCGACATTGATATTCGCTTTAAAAAATCGAATAAAGATAGAAAGTTGCCAACGGTACTAACTCGCAATGAGGTATCTCAATTGTTATCACAAGTCTCCCCTGATTTTTTATTACAAGTGCAGTTAATGTATGGTTCTGGGCTTCGAGTTACAGAGTGCTTACGATTACGCTATCAAGATATCGACTTTCAATATTTAGCGCTAAGAATATGGCAGGGGAAAGGAAATAAACACCGAGTAGTAACATTAGCAAAAGAGCTCGTTCCTATTCTTCGACATCAACAACAAACGGTACGAAGTTATTGGAAGCAAGACCTTAATAATCCCCACTTTTCTGGTGTACAGTTAAATAGCGCATTAGCGAAGAAATACCCTAATGCTCCCAGAGAATTAGGATGGCAGTTCTTATTTCCATCTCAAAAGTTATCATCAGACCCTAAAACAGGAGAAATACAGCGTCATCATATTCATGTAAAGTCGCTACAAAGGGCAGTGAAACAGGCAAAACAGAAAGCATACCTCGAAAAGCAGGTAAGCTGTCATACACTACGTCACTCTTTTGCCACTCATTTATTAGAATCAGGTGCTGATATCCGTACTGTACAAGAGCAGCTTGGACACAGCGATGTTAAAACCACACAAATCTATACACACGTACTGCAAAGTGGAGCTAATGGTGTTCGTAGTCCTTTATCCAATTTGTAG
- a CDS encoding putative uncharacterized protein (No significant database matches), with translation MNTDKFKSSFLGFLDEPTENVLLVKGQWGVGKTFHIEQCLEENKEKYKYIKVSLFGLDNIEDLSRAVSESLINNYISPSVSKFGKTVASVPFISKFIPKELPSFDEISIENSFTKFVIFFDDIERMTLDLQMFFGYVDRLKNTSPFKVVIALNDKQLKDKKIWDLKEKITDREVRIKDTLKNIIDDVFQEDKELAITLFSQLKVVNLRVIIKSSHVMKVFVDKAEGLTLENLQRLKVSCLCLSAKYYSSEGFDNNRLDEYSRYDKHFFLNGLINSYLDSQIFNNELFEQNINYIINNQISNDSNERFEEIIKLFESTFKDNSNDIISLSHEFILRSSLNESQLKFIISTLVKLGEDIPKSAVESWIGVDKKSDFFIRDLLNILNDGEVRDIIVNYQNSLEKHELVENSDIVLDETYDLISGYLFNALHSRFIFVEDDLSVYSKDDWVNYIKSNNPIEVFRRIPDDIMEFLNNEKGSALKEALSDLSESPIQKMRLINVFGNKIESILSQ, from the coding sequence TTGAATACTGACAAATTTAAAAGTTCTTTTCTAGGTTTTCTTGACGAACCAACTGAAAACGTTCTATTGGTTAAGGGGCAATGGGGGGTTGGTAAAACATTTCATATTGAACAATGTTTAGAAGAAAATAAAGAAAAGTATAAATACATTAAAGTTTCCTTATTTGGTCTTGACAATATTGAAGATCTAAGTAGAGCTGTGTCTGAAAGTCTAATTAATAATTATATATCACCATCTGTTAGCAAGTTTGGGAAAACGGTTGCATCGGTACCTTTTATATCCAAGTTTATACCGAAAGAGTTACCCTCATTCGATGAAATTTCAATAGAAAACTCATTTACAAAATTTGTTATTTTCTTTGATGATATTGAGAGAATGACTTTGGATCTACAAATGTTTTTTGGATATGTAGATCGATTGAAAAATACATCACCATTTAAGGTAGTTATAGCTCTAAATGACAAACAACTTAAAGACAAAAAAATATGGGATTTGAAAGAAAAGATAACTGACAGAGAAGTAAGAATTAAAGATACTCTTAAGAATATAATTGATGATGTATTCCAAGAAGATAAAGAGCTTGCGATAACACTTTTTAGTCAGTTAAAAGTGGTTAATTTAAGAGTTATTATAAAATCTAGCCATGTGATGAAAGTCTTTGTTGATAAAGCTGAGGGCTTAACGCTCGAGAACTTACAGAGATTAAAAGTAAGTTGTTTATGTTTATCTGCTAAGTATTATTCTAGCGAAGGTTTTGATAATAATCGACTGGATGAATATAGTAGATATGACAAACACTTTTTTCTTAATGGTTTAATTAATTCATATCTGGATTCTCAAATTTTTAATAATGAATTATTTGAACAAAATATTAATTACATTATCAATAATCAAATTTCCAATGATAGTAATGAAAGGTTTGAAGAGATCATAAAACTTTTTGAGAGCACATTTAAGGATAATTCAAATGATATTATTTCACTGTCACACGAGTTTATCCTTAGAAGTTCACTGAATGAAAGTCAATTGAAATTTATTATTAGTACTCTTGTTAAGCTAGGTGAGGATATACCTAAATCAGCTGTAGAAAGCTGGATAGGTGTAGATAAAAAAAGTGATTTTTTCATCCGTGACCTACTTAATATACTGAATGATGGTGAAGTACGTGATATTATTGTTAATTATCAGAATTCACTAGAAAAACATGAATTAGTAGAAAACAGTGATATAGTTTTGGATGAAACTTATGATCTTATCTCAGGGTACTTATTTAATGCATTGCACTCTAGATTTATCTTTGTTGAAGATGATTTAAGTGTTTATAGTAAAGATGATTGGGTGAATTATATAAAATCTAACAATCCTATAGAGGTGTTTCGTAGAATACCAGATGATATTATGGAATTTTTGAATAATGAAAAAGGCTCTGCGTTAAAAGAAGCTCTTTCCGATTTAAGTGAGTCACCGATTCAAAAAATGCGACTGATCAATGTTTTTGGCAACAAGATTGAAAGTATTTTATCTCAATAA
- a CDS encoding 5'-nucleotidase has translation MPYELSQRLVIGVASSAMFDLTESDTVFRTKGEEEYRKYQAENIDIPLNKGVSFSFVKRLLSLNNLSENPESDPLVEVVLLSRNDPDTGLRVMKSIKHHNLPISRAIFMQGKSPYPYIPALSISLFLSGNSSDVKEAIGLGYPAGHVMKSTIIDEDDDDLRIAFDFDGVLADDESEAVMHNTNDLTQFHEHETKNVLQPHNPGPLKEFLVKVSAIQKIEEKKKQSNPEYRNRLRVSIVTARNAPSHERALNTLKDWGVMTNDAFFLGGVDKGLILGVLKPHIFFDDQSGHLNSTSSVAPSVHIPFGVKNTETVVEKEL, from the coding sequence ATGCCCTATGAGTTGAGTCAAAGATTAGTAATAGGTGTCGCTTCGAGTGCAATGTTTGATTTGACTGAATCTGATACAGTATTTCGAACTAAAGGCGAAGAAGAATATCGTAAATATCAAGCGGAAAATATAGATATCCCATTAAATAAAGGCGTGTCTTTTTCATTTGTAAAACGCTTACTTTCCCTCAATAATTTAAGCGAAAATCCAGAGTCTGATCCATTAGTTGAAGTTGTTTTGTTATCCCGAAATGATCCAGATACAGGGCTTCGTGTAATGAAATCAATTAAACATCATAACTTGCCTATCTCTCGTGCAATCTTTATGCAAGGTAAATCACCATACCCGTATATTCCCGCATTAAGTATTTCACTCTTTTTGTCAGGTAATTCTTCTGACGTAAAAGAAGCAATAGGGCTAGGTTATCCAGCAGGTCATGTAATGAAATCAACTATTATTGATGAAGATGATGATGATTTAAGAATTGCATTCGACTTTGATGGCGTTCTTGCTGACGATGAGTCAGAGGCTGTCATGCATAATACCAATGACCTTACTCAGTTTCATGAGCATGAAACTAAGAATGTTTTGCAACCACATAACCCCGGACCATTGAAAGAGTTTTTAGTTAAAGTCTCTGCTATTCAAAAAATTGAAGAGAAAAAGAAACAATCAAATCCTGAATATCGTAACCGACTTAGAGTTTCTATCGTTACGGCAAGAAATGCACCTTCCCATGAAAGAGCTTTAAACACACTGAAAGACTGGGGTGTAATGACAAATGATGCATTCTTCTTAGGTGGTGTAGATAAGGGGCTAATTTTAGGTGTACTAAAACCTCATATTTTCTTCGACGATCAGTCGGGTCACCTAAATTCAACAAGTTCAGTTGCTCCTTCAGTTCATATTCCATTTGGTGTAAAAAACACGGAAACGGTTGTGGAAAAGGAACTCTAA
- a CDS encoding putative uncharacterized protein (No significant database matches): MKMKLYRGICVKESDFERVKQDILTNGINHLYSESRFQNQLDFIDQSEVALLKNKNAVSESDIQNVVCSHYIFATGDKYGADFYSRRSAVEGDVGLVVEFEVSLDQLMIDGNDYFNKLPIWKPQSQDDLMLAKMIYGEEIEHYVNKIRSTSPKFDFDIWLRLARQDTKLIIAHHQNTKVCLKAGHLGNYHSAFIVRSPVSACKVTNVSRVENFVPKNSVPLATFN; the protein is encoded by the coding sequence ATGAAAATGAAGTTGTATCGTGGTATTTGTGTCAAAGAGTCTGACTTTGAACGTGTGAAACAAGATATTTTAACGAATGGCATAAATCATTTGTACAGCGAATCAAGGTTTCAAAATCAACTTGATTTCATAGACCAGTCAGAAGTTGCACTTCTGAAGAACAAAAATGCTGTTAGTGAAAGCGATATTCAGAATGTTGTTTGTAGCCACTACATTTTTGCTACAGGTGATAAATATGGTGCAGATTTTTATTCTAGACGAAGTGCTGTGGAGGGAGATGTCGGATTAGTTGTTGAATTCGAAGTTTCGTTGGACCAGTTAATGATTGATGGCAATGATTACTTCAATAAATTGCCTATTTGGAAGCCTCAAAGTCAAGACGATTTAATGCTTGCAAAAATGATCTACGGAGAAGAAATTGAGCATTATGTAAACAAGATACGTTCAACGAGCCCTAAATTTGATTTCGATATATGGTTAAGGTTAGCAAGACAAGATACAAAACTCATAATAGCCCATCACCAGAATACTAAAGTTTGCCTCAAAGCAGGTCATCTTGGTAACTATCACTCAGCGTTTATTGTACGTAGCCCTGTTTCTGCATGCAAAGTTACTAATGTGTCCAGAGTTGAAAATTTTGTGCCTAAAAATAGTGTACCTTTGGCGACGTTTAACTAG
- a CDS encoding membrane protein encodes MQKIKLFLVLIICVLFIASGAVNQGFSGFFMSLPFMITLIYTLKGCSFKVKVSSIVVVAILITPLVWKHEENKIIYPWIGDEFVADCGWKAVKYEQSYTGYNYETLIPKGAKVDEQYVISQRLISCDASWKLIRVFVHHPDLGTLYYPVFSITNVEATMSGYELNDAFEAKTLNHSQINYSYELQSEWTNNLSSLMMWPTIPILLLNGVMAIFV; translated from the coding sequence ATGCAAAAAATTAAATTATTTTTAGTTCTAATTATATGCGTATTGTTTATTGCTTCAGGGGCTGTAAATCAAGGGTTTAGCGGGTTTTTTATGTCTTTACCTTTTATGATTACTTTGATTTATACGTTGAAGGGCTGTTCATTTAAAGTGAAGGTTTCTTCGATTGTTGTTGTCGCAATACTTATTACGCCATTAGTTTGGAAGCACGAAGAAAATAAAATAATATATCCTTGGATTGGAGATGAGTTTGTAGCTGATTGTGGTTGGAAAGCTGTTAAATACGAACAAAGCTATACTGGGTATAACTACGAAACATTAATACCTAAAGGTGCTAAAGTTGATGAGCAATATGTGATAAGTCAGCGTTTAATCTCTTGTGATGCCTCTTGGAAATTAATACGTGTATTTGTACATCATCCAGATTTAGGAACGTTGTATTATCCTGTGTTTTCTATAACAAATGTCGAAGCCACAATGTCGGGGTATGAGTTGAATGATGCTTTTGAGGCTAAAACGCTAAATCATAGTCAGATAAATTACTCTTATGAACTTCAATCAGAATGGACGAATAATTTGAGCTCATTAATGATGTGGCCGACAATACCAATACTGCTATTAAATGGTGTAATGGCCATTTTTGTATAA
- a CDS encoding putative acetyltransferase: MIVLREMRQDEYPDYCQYFIDDYSQEIAENYGHSLELAIELAKKDLHRCFPDGLESSEHSLLCIDAEIDGKMKLVGYLWHSVKIEDKSTFIYDFYISNGYRGFGYGTQSISELENQLKSIGINQIKLRVAYHNERALKLYKDVGFEITGFNMSKKIDE; the protein is encoded by the coding sequence ATGATTGTACTTAGAGAAATGCGGCAAGATGAATATCCAGATTATTGTCAGTATTTTATTGACGATTACAGTCAGGAAATTGCCGAAAATTATGGTCATTCCTTAGAGCTTGCTATCGAGTTAGCAAAGAAAGATCTGCACCGTTGTTTTCCTGACGGGCTTGAAAGTAGTGAGCATTCTCTACTGTGTATTGATGCTGAAATCGACGGTAAAATGAAGCTTGTAGGTTATCTCTGGCATTCAGTGAAAATTGAAGATAAATCTACATTTATTTATGATTTTTATATTTCAAACGGGTATCGAGGCTTTGGCTATGGCACTCAGTCAATCTCAGAGCTTGAAAATCAGTTGAAATCTATTGGTATTAATCAAATTAAACTGAGAGTGGCTTATCATAATGAGCGTGCGCTTAAGTTGTATAAAGACGTTGGCTTTGAAATTACAGGTTTCAATATGTCAAAGAAGATAGACGAGTAG
- a CDS encoding putative uncharacterized protein (No significant database matches): MCKKKVLRSQSVTKLSANFQQVKCTAKKKTVVTSTLDTTKKYDLDRILLDINAGTLTPQSKSYNTLPFENFAKYFWSFEYSATELKACISQANLNLDLVLLHSKQKVMTKPLIIENTAQQVAILDGVHRILGFIVAGAQSFSGDMLTEEQLKPYEI, encoded by the coding sequence ATGTGTAAAAAGAAAGTCTTGCGTTCTCAATCTGTAACTAAGTTAAGTGCTAATTTCCAACAAGTTAAATGCACAGCGAAGAAGAAAACGGTCGTAACAAGTACTCTTGATACAACTAAGAAGTATGACTTGGATAGAATTTTGCTCGACATCAATGCAGGGACATTAACCCCTCAAAGTAAATCCTATAACACTCTACCCTTTGAAAATTTTGCAAAATATTTTTGGAGTTTTGAATACTCCGCTACTGAGCTTAAAGCATGCATTTCTCAAGCGAACTTAAATTTAGACTTAGTGTTGTTGCACAGCAAACAAAAAGTTATGACTAAACCGTTAATTATTGAAAATACAGCGCAGCAAGTAGCCATATTGGATGGAGTCCATCGTATACTCGGGTTTATTGTAGCAGGGGCTCAATCATTTAGTGGTGATATGCTTACGGAAGAACAGCTGAAGCCGTACGAAATATAG
- a CDS encoding membrane protein: MRRYVLLGFQWLNCLLIVLCPFNHSLGVDSATRYCLPQFLNHFTRKTCQCSRVASFKFSGGLIVLFLWLKVALGIFPNQPITLAVASLSGKWTYSLLVLAHLLVK, translated from the coding sequence ATGCGGCGTTATGTTTTACTTGGATTTCAATGGCTTAACTGCCTTTTAATCGTTCTTTGTCCCTTTAACCATTCGTTGGGGGTAGACTCAGCAACTCGCTATTGTCTGCCCCAATTCTTGAATCACTTCACCCGTAAAACATGCCAATGTTCGAGGGTTGCTTCATTCAAGTTTTCGGGTGGTTTGATCGTCTTGTTTCTCTGGCTCAAAGTCGCTTTAGGTATATTTCCCAATCAGCCAATAACCCTGGCAGTTGCCTCATTATCAGGGAAGTGGACTTACTCGCTTTTGGTTTTGGCGCACCTGCTGGTCAAGTAA
- a CDS encoding putative uncharacterized protein (No significant database matches), producing MLNKFTFEEIESGCKHKLTTLEHWLRRLIDDTLSNEFGDYFHYTDEKGNYIIKKSITESAVQRKQREPDRYSRLIDAILLDDAISIVTNPRLYTEHFSKAFKCAFPNGCNEAKTFLKRISEPRNNLAHANPISVRQAEQILCYSNDVIDSLKEYYREINMQKDFNVPTVLSIRDSVGNSKSGHHLRGNDDNNIWVFFNEDPNRYLNVGDTLRIEVEIDQSFDEDEYSIEWSSNTPWYEKNPTGKSIEIKLTEKQVSQNFLIVCKVTSNKAWHKLGDKDDELDILYTVLPPR from the coding sequence ATGTTAAATAAATTTACATTTGAAGAAATTGAGAGTGGTTGTAAGCATAAATTAACAACACTAGAACATTGGTTGCGACGATTAATTGATGATACTTTGAGTAATGAGTTTGGTGATTATTTCCACTATACTGATGAAAAAGGTAACTACATAATAAAAAAATCAATTACTGAATCTGCAGTTCAAAGAAAGCAAAGAGAGCCAGATAGATACTCGAGGTTAATCGATGCGATCTTACTAGATGACGCAATATCAATTGTGACTAACCCAAGGCTTTATACAGAACATTTTTCAAAAGCTTTTAAATGTGCATTTCCTAATGGTTGTAATGAGGCAAAGACATTTCTTAAGCGAATCTCTGAACCAAGAAATAATTTAGCCCATGCAAACCCAATATCTGTGCGTCAAGCAGAGCAAATTCTATGCTACTCAAATGATGTTATAGACTCTCTAAAGGAATATTATAGAGAAATAAATATGCAAAAAGATTTTAACGTTCCTACAGTACTTTCTATCAGGGACTCAGTGGGAAACTCTAAATCTGGTCACCACTTGAGAGGTAATGATGATAATAATATTTGGGTTTTCTTTAATGAAGATCCTAACCGTTACCTAAACGTAGGCGACACTTTAAGAATCGAAGTTGAAATTGATCAATCTTTTGACGAAGATGAGTATTCTATTGAGTGGAGTTCAAATACTCCTTGGTATGAAAAAAATCCTACAGGCAAGAGCATCGAAATCAAATTGACTGAGAAACAAGTGAGTCAAAATTTCTTAATTGTGTGTAAAGTTACTTCAAACAAGGCTTGGCATAAACTGGGTGACAAGGACGATGAATTAGATATTCTTTACACTGTGTTACCTCCACGATAA
- a CDS encoding transposase, IS110 family → MNNPTFQSINVGVDTGKTQLDIFIRPIGLFFSVSNDDKGIKEAITTIKKHKPERIVIEATGRLEVPFVLACTKAKLPYVVANPIHVRRFAGAIGQIAKTDKLDAQLIALYSERIEPPLSTLKPENIRLMSDLVIRRNQLLSMQTMEKNRLQILPKELAMTIKPILTTFKNQIQKIEEKIIKIIESCDEYKHKNEILQSVPGIGKVAAASLISNLPELGSISNKKASALVGVAPMNRDSGRYKGHRKIKGGRKQVRTVLYMAMMSAMQCNPVFKSTYSRLVAEGKPKKLAIIACVRKMVVILNSMIRDGVMWNENHANN, encoded by the coding sequence ATGAATAATCCTACATTTCAAAGCATCAATGTCGGTGTTGATACCGGTAAAACTCAACTAGACATTTTCATCAGACCTATAGGCCTGTTCTTCTCTGTTTCTAATGACGATAAAGGCATAAAAGAAGCCATTACAACTATTAAGAAACATAAACCAGAACGTATCGTTATTGAGGCAACAGGTAGACTTGAAGTCCCCTTTGTTCTTGCTTGCACAAAGGCTAAGCTTCCATACGTTGTTGCTAACCCTATTCATGTAAGACGATTTGCTGGCGCTATTGGACAAATAGCCAAAACAGATAAATTAGACGCCCAATTAATTGCATTGTACTCGGAAAGAATTGAACCCCCACTGTCAACTCTAAAGCCTGAAAACATAAGGCTAATGAGCGATTTAGTCATTCGTAGAAATCAATTATTATCCATGCAAACTATGGAAAAGAATCGCCTTCAAATACTCCCTAAAGAACTAGCGATGACCATTAAACCAATATTGACAACCTTCAAAAATCAAATCCAAAAAATAGAAGAAAAAATCATTAAGATTATTGAATCTTGTGATGAATATAAGCATAAAAATGAAATCCTTCAGAGCGTTCCTGGCATAGGAAAAGTTGCTGCTGCATCGCTAATAAGTAATCTCCCTGAGCTTGGAAGTATTAGTAATAAAAAAGCGTCAGCTTTGGTTGGAGTAGCCCCTATGAATCGGGACAGTGGTCGCTACAAAGGTCACCGAAAAATCAAAGGAGGCCGGAAGCAAGTGCGGACGGTTCTCTATATGGCCATGATGTCAGCAATGCAATGTAACCCCGTTTTCAAGTCGACTTACAGTCGCCTCGTAGCTGAAGGAAAACCCAAAAAACTCGCTATTATAGCCTGTGTTAGAAAGATGGTTGTCATACTTAATTCAATGATACGAGATGGTGTCATGTGGAATGAAAACCACGCTAATAATTAG
- a CDS encoding putative acetyltransferase, GNAT family produces MEVNIRPAREHELEFIHALVISNDEWTKFNGPYFPYSHPSLEQFKHSSFQRLLSGLDSRLITVDDIPVGMVSCYWECEETRWLEAGVIIYDKEYWGKGIAALAIPLWVSYLFESKEIERVGFTTWSGNPRMMSLALKLGFQQEARLRKVRYYNGEYYDSVKYGVLRTEWLERN; encoded by the coding sequence ATGGAAGTAAATATTAGACCTGCAAGAGAACATGAGCTGGAGTTTATCCATGCCTTGGTTATCTCAAATGACGAATGGACTAAGTTTAATGGTCCATATTTCCCATATTCACACCCATCCTTAGAACAGTTTAAACACTCTTCATTTCAGCGTCTTTTATCGGGTTTAGACTCACGATTGATTACAGTCGATGATATTCCAGTTGGAATGGTTAGTTGTTACTGGGAATGTGAAGAAACTCGTTGGCTTGAAGCTGGTGTTATTATTTATGATAAAGAGTATTGGGGTAAAGGCATTGCTGCGTTAGCGATTCCGTTGTGGGTGTCGTATCTGTTCGAAAGTAAGGAAATTGAAAGGGTTGGTTTTACTACTTGGTCGGGTAATCCTCGAATGATGTCATTAGCTTTGAAGTTGGGTTTTCAGCAAGAAGCTAGGCTGCGAAAAGTTCGCTATTACAATGGTGAGTATTATGATTCAGTCAAGTATGGGGTGTTGCGCACGGAGTGGTTAGAACGCAACTAA